ATGCGTATAAACTTCGCTCCTCATCACTCATCTTCCTTGTACTACTCGCTTCTTACAATTTTATTAACTTTTTTAAGATACTTTTTGTACCTTCAGAACTGATTAATGTTATCCTTTAAGAAGACTTGAAGCTCTCTCATTTTCTAGTTTTAAGACCTTCTACTTTTGATATACCTGTTTTCTTTTGGGTCAAACCCTCGACCTATTAGTATCAGTCAGCTTAACACATTACTATGCTTACACTCCTGACCTATCAACCATGTAGTCTACATGGGGTCTTACCTATTGCTAGTGGGATATCTCATCTTGAGGTGGGTTTCACGCTTAGATGCCTTCAGCGTTTATCCCTGCCGAACTTGGCTACCCAGCTGTGCCATTGGTATGACAACTGGTGCACTAGAGGTTCGTCCATCCCGGTCCTCTCGTACTAAGGACAGATCCTCTCAAATATCCTGCGCCCGCGACAGATAGGGACCGAACTGTCTCACGACGTTCTGAACCCAGCTCGCGTACCGCTTTAATTGGCGAACAGCCAAACCCTTGGAACCTGCTACAGCTCCAGGATGCGATGAGCCGACATCGAGGTGCCAAACCTCCCCGTCGATGTGGACTCTTGGGGGAGATAAGCCTGTTATCCCCAGGGTAGCTTTTATCCGTTGAGCGATGGCAATTCCACTTTCATACCACCGGATCACTAAGCCCTACTTTCGTACCTGCTCGAGGTGTTTCTCTCGCAGTCAGGCTACCTTATGCCTTTGCACTCGTTGTGCGATTTCCAACCGCACTGAGGTAACCTTTGGACGCCTCCGTTACTCTTTGGGAGGCGACCGCCCCAGTCAAACTGCCCACCTGACAGTGTCCCTAAACCAGCTTATGGTCTCAGGTTAGAGTTCCAGTACTTTTAGAGTGGTATCCCAACGGCGACTCCATAATGGCTGGCGCCACTACTTCTCAGTCTCCCACCTATCCTGTACAAAAAATACCGAAACCCAATATCAAGCTACAGTGAAGCTCCATGGGGTCTTTCCGTCTAGTCGCGGGTAACTTGCATCTTCACAAGTACTACAATTTCGCCGGGTACGTTGTTGAGACAGTGCCCAAGTCATTACGCCATTCGTGCGGGTCAGAACTTACCTGACAAGGAATTTCGCTACCTTAGGACCGTTATAGTTACGGCCGCCGTTTACTGGGGCTTAAGTTCATGCCTTCGATTTCTCTAAGCAATTCCCGTAACCTTCCAGCACCGGGCAGGCGTCAGCCCCTATACTTCATCTTTCGATTTAGCAGAGACCTATGTTTTTGATAAACAGTTGCTTGGGCCTATTCTCTGCGGCCTCAATTGCTTGAGGCACCCCTTTTCGCTAACTTACGGGGTCAATTTGCCGAGTTCCTTAACAACGCTTCTCCCGCTCGTCTTAGGATTCTCTCCTCACCTACCTGTGTCGGTTTGCGGTACTGGTACCTTTAATCTGGATAGTGGGTTTTCTCGTCAGTGTGGAATCTGTCACTTCGGTACTTGTTTTCCCTCCGCATCACGTCTTCGAATCATCCGGCGGATTTGCCTACCGGACTTTCTACCTCGCTTGCACGATCTTTTCCAGCTGATCGCTTGACTTATCCTCCTGCGTCACCACCTCTCTCATAACGATTAACGGTAGTACAGGAATTTCAACCTGTTGTCCATCACTTACGCCTTTCGGCCTCAGCTTAGGTCCAGACTTACCCTGGGCGGACGAACCTTCCCCAGGAAACCTTAGGTTTTCGACGGTAAAGATTCTCACTTTACTTTCGCTACTTATTCCGGCATTCTCACTACTGCTTCGTCCACAAGTCCTTTCGATCTTGCTTCTACCTACAACAGTAAGCTCCCCTACCACCCATAAATGGATCCATAGCTTCGGTACACAGTTTAGCCCCGGTAATTTTCGGCGCAGGCTCACTCGACTAGTGAGCTATTACGCACTCTTTGAATGAGTGGCTGCTTCTAAGCCAACATCCTAGTTGTCTTAGCAAACCCACATCCTTTCCCACTTAACTGTGATTTTGGGACCTTAGCTGATGGTCTGGGCTGTTTCCCTTTTGACTATGGGACTTATCTCTCATAGTCTGACTCCCAAGTAACATCATTACGGCATTCGGAGTTTGATAGGGTTCGGTAACCCGGTAAGGCCCCTAGCCCATTCAGTGCTCTACCTCCGTTTGATTTTCCCTTGAGGCTAGCCCTAAAGCTATTTCGGGGAGAACCAGCTATCTCCGAGTTCGATTGGAATTTCTCCGCCACCCACAGCTCATCCCAGACCTTTTCAACGGTCATGTGGTTCGGTCCTCCACGGGATTTTACTCCCGCTTCAACCTGTCCATGGGTAGGTCACCCGGTTTCGGGTCTATAGCATGCAACTTATTCGCGCGGTTAACACTCGGTTTCCCTTCGGCTCCGTACCTCTAGTACTTAACCTTGCTGCATACAATAACTCGCCGGACCGTTCTACAAAAAGTACGCTGTCGAGCTTTAACGCTCTTCAACTGCTTGTAAACATAGGGTTTCAGGTTCTCTTTCACTCCCCTCCCGGGGTTCTTTTCACCTTTCCCTCACGGTACTGCTTCACTATCGGTCACCAGTTAGTATTTAGCCTTGGATGGTGGTCCACCCTGTTTCCCACGAGGTTTCACGTGCCTCGTGGTACTCTGGATTCTGGCCTGTCTTTTCTCATTTCGCTTACGGGACTTTTACCCTCTATGGTCTCAGCTTTCCAGCTGCTCATTCTGCTATGAGATCAGAATCATTATGCCAGTCCTCAACCCCAAAGGATATTGCTATCTTTTGGTTTGGGCTCTTCCGCTTTCGCTCGCCACTACTTACGGAATCTCTTTTGATTTCTACTCCTGTTGGTACTTAGATGTTTCAGTTCCCAACGTATGCCCTCGTTACACTATGGATTCATGTAACGATGACCGAGTGCTTAACTCGGCCGGGTTCCCCCATTCGGATATCTACGGGTCGATGGCTATTTGCGCCTCTCCGTAGCTTTTCGCAGCTTGTCGCGTCCTTCATCGCCTTCTGGTGCCAAGGCATTCACCCTATGCTCTTAGTAGCTTGACCTCTCAAAAGTTATATATACGTCGCATTACTGTGTCAGCCTTCCCTCCTGTGCTGCTCATTTACCACCGTAAACTCCGCTGCTCGTCGGTCGCCTTCCTTGTACTGCTCGTATCTATTCCTTTTGTATTCGAATTATCTTCGATTTCATCAGATTCTCAATATCAATTACATAGTAATTGATTTAAAGTGATTGTCTTAACCTATCAATGAGTTAGTTTCCTAAGAGTTGCATGTTCCAACGTAAACTGCTTTACGTGTTTCAAAGGATTTCTCCTTCTCACATGTTACCCTTATTACTTTTACGGAAATACATACTTTCATATATATTTCTATGTCTTCTCATCTTCTTAAAACGTATTTCAAATAAAAATTTGAAACGCATTCTTTGAATAACATTATTCAGTTCTCAAGGTACAAACCTCGCAGCTGTTTGTGTTGCCACACTGACTGCGGAGTTACTATTATACCAGTTTCAATTATCATGTCAACTGGTATTTTCTTTTTTCAAAGTCCATTCTCATGGGCTTTGAAAACTAAACAGTGATTGTAAAGAAACTCTAAGATAATGTTTTTATGTTCGGCGAGCTTTGCTCAAGCCTTACTAACATTATCCTCGACCTAAAGATTACGATTCATCTCAGATTTCTCTGCATGAATCCTGTCTCCTTAGAAAGGAGGTGATCCAGCCGCACCTTCCGATACGGCTACCTTGTTACGACTTCACCCCAATCATCGGCCCCACCTTCGGCGACGTCCTCCTTGCGGTTAGACTATCGACTTCGGGTGTTGCAGACTCTCATGGTGTGACGGGCGGTGTGTACAAGGCCCGGGAACGTATTCACGGCAGTATGCTGACCTGCCATTACTAGCAATTCCGACTTCATGTGGGCGGGTTGCAGCCCACAATCTGAACTGGGACTATTTTTGGGGATTTGCTCCACTTTGCAGCTTAGCTTCCCTCTGTTATAGCCATTGTAGTACGTGTGTAGCCCAAGACATAAGGGGCATGATGATTTGACGTCGTCCCCACCTTCCTCCGATTTGTCACCGGCAGTCTCGCTAGAGTGATCATCTTAATGTTATCAACTAGCAACAGGGGTTGCGCTCGTTGCGGGACTTAACCCAACATCTCACGACACGAGCTGACGACAACCATGCACCACCTGTATAGCAGTCCCGAAGGACTACGACATCTCTGCCGTATTCCGCTATATGTCAAGCCTTGGTAAGGTTCTTCGCGTTGCTTCGAATTAAACCACATACTCCACTGCTTGTGCGGGCCCCCGTCAATTCCTTTGAGTTTCAACCTTGCGGCCGTACTCCCCAGGTGGGATACTTATTGTGTTAACTCCGGCACAGAAGGGGTCGATACCTCCTACACCTAGTATCCATCGTTTACAGCGTGGACTACCAGGGTATCTAATCCTGTTTGCTCCCCACGCTTTCGCGCCTCAGCGTCAGTTACCGTCCAGAAAGCCGCCTTCGCCACTGGTGTTCCTCCTAATATCTACGCATTTCACCGCTACACTAGGAATTCCGCTTTCCTCTCCGGCACTCAAGAAACATAGTTTCAGATGCAGCTCCAGGGTTAAGCCCTGGGATTTCACATCTGACTTACATTCCCGCCTACACGCCCTTTACACCCAGTAATTCCGGACAACGCTTGCCACCTACGTATTACCGCGGCTGCTGGCACGTAGTTAGCCGTGGCTTATTCTTCAGGTACCGTCATTTTTTTCGTCCCTGACTAAAGAAGTTTACAATCCGAAAACCTTCATCCTTCACGCGGCGTTGCTGCATCAGGGTTTCCCCCATTGTGCAATATTCCCCACTGCTGCCTCCCGTAGGAGTCTGGGCCGTGTCTCAGTCCCAATGTGGCCGATCAACCTCTCAGTTCGGCTACCAATCGTCGCCTTGGTGATCCGTTACATCACCAACTAGCTAATTGGACGCGGGCCCATCTGTCACCGGATTGCTCCTTTGACAACAAAGAAATGCTTCTTCGTTGTGTTATGCGGTATTAGCACAAGTTTCCCTGTGTTATCCCCCTGTAACAGGCAGGTTGCCCACGCGTTACTCACCCGTCCGCCGCTAAGTTACCTTCAGCACTGAACATTCTCTTCTACTATTATGTGTTGACACTTTGATAAAACGCGTGATGCAAAAACTCCAACTAAATAATTCATTAAGGTTGTTTTTGCATGACGCTGTCGGTCAGCATCATATCCAAGAATACTCAGTGCTAAAGGTAACTCCGCTCGACTTGCATGTGTTAGGCACGCCGCCAGCGTTCGTCCTGAGCCAGGATCAAACTCTCAAATTAAAATTTATATGTTTCGCAGATAATTCTGCTACATAGTTATCACATTTGATAAGCTTGTTAGCTCATTAAAATTGCTGACTTTTTTTCTAGTTCTTGTTTCCAAAAACCAGGTTGTAAAGTTCGCAAGTTACTCAATTTTGAAATCGCTTTGCGATTTCGGAATTTTTCGAGTTCCTTTACATATTTCACTGTTTACTTTTCAAAGTCCATCTCAAATTGATACATACTTCGCATTACTTCGTCAGATTTCTTTCCTGCACTACTCATTTACCATAGTAAACTCCGTTGCTCGGAAATTCATCTTCCTTGTACTGCTTGCATCTATCAATTTAAACCTTGCATGCATTGATATAACTGCTTTGTAAGGTTTTTGCTACTTGCTTTAACGCAATCAGCTTTCTTATAATACCACGCTGTTTTTTCCATGTCAATACTTTTTTTTATAAATTTTTTGGTAATTTCCTATTCTTCAAATCTATAAAATATAGTATTTCCTGTTCGACAGCTTATTTAGTGTAACACCGGGATAGTTTTATTGCAATATTCGATATTTCTGTATAGACTAATAAATTTAATTTAGACATCTTTTTCTTAATTATTCGCACGTTTGTCCAATACTTATTTGCATTTGCTAGGGATCAGATCCAAGTTTATATTAACCTATATCTTTGTCGTTAGACTAATGTGAAATACCCGCTTATTCGGATTAAATACATTAACTGTAGACAGTTTTTTTATTTCTTTTTTAAGCACCATCATGTCCTCATGATAGACATCTTTAAGTGTTCTGTTATATATGATACTTGCAGGATGATATAGAGGAAAGATCTTATATACCTTTCCTGCCAAATTGCATTCATGCAGTACTCCATGCATATCTCCGATAGAAAGTCTGAAATTATCTGTTACAGCTTTAAGAGGTACATTGCCTAGTGTAACAATGATTTGAGGTTTTAATATATGGATTTCTCTATGAAGCCAAATTTGATTTTCCTTTATATCCTTGATTGTTGCAGGTCTGTTAACTATTCTCCGGGTTTTTGGATTTAATCTTCCAAGCCTGTACTTTATTGCATTTGTTATATATAAATCATCTCTGCTTATTTCTAATACTTCTATAAATTCATTAAGGTTTTTTCCTGCTGCACCTACAAATGGCTTTCCTAGCTTTACTTCATCCTTACCGGGTGCCTCTCCGATTATAGCAACAGGACTGTCAATACATCCATGTCCCAGTACTATTTCTTTGTCGTTAAATGTTTGTACATATTCACAGCACAATTGTTCTAATCTATTCTGCATTGTGTCCTTATCCACATCAGCCTCCGTATTCTTCACTTACCAGTTGGTTTATTTTCTTTTTGACTTCCTTTATATCTTTAAATAGTAATTCTTTTTTGCTTTGATCTCTTAATAATGCTGCCGGATGAAATGTAGGCATAATCCAGAACTTTTTTCTCTGTATCCAGTGTCCTCGTATTTGGGTTATTTTAGCATCCCTGGCTACTATATATTTGGCTGCAGTACTGCCAAGACATACAATTATACGGGGCCTTATCAAGGCAACCTGATTTCTCAAATACGGCAGGCATTTTTCTGCTTCCTCTTCATTTGGTACTCTGTTGTTTGGCGGCCTGCATTTTACTACGTTTGCAATATAGTATTCATCAGGTTTAAACTTTAATGCCTCAAGCAAGGTATCAAGAAGCTGCCCCGCCGGACCGACAAAGGGTAATCCCCGCAAATCCTCCTGTTCTCCAGGTCCTTCTCCTATAAACATTATGGGTGCATTAGGATTTCCTCTTCCTATTACTATATTTGTTCTGGTTCCGGCGAGGTCACAGTTCCGACAATTATTACATGTTGAATTTAGCTGTTCCCAGTTAAACAAATTACCTCATCCTTTTATTATTTTATAGTACATCTATCTAATATTATAATCTATTAAATAAAAATAGTCAGCCGGCCTTTTGTAACCAGTATTCAGAATAATAACCTTTAAAGTCAGCCATTTACATGGATGCGACCCGATAAGTTATACCACCAATTCAATGCTTATACACTTTCTAACTAATAATTGTATTGTTTTACATACTATAATATAATTATGGTAAAACTTTTCAAATATAACGTAATTGGAGGCATACTCTTGGAAACGTATTTAAAAAATATTTTGAACTTTTTTTCACATGTTAAAATGCCGGGCTTTGCAACAATGATGTCGAGTGTTATTATACTATTTTTTATAGGCATAGGGATATGGGGTTTTTCAAGAATCCGCAACATCCAAAAGGGTAATTTGATAATTACTGAATATGGTCTACTAGACAACGAAAAAGAAAAAAAGCCTTTGTTTAAGCTTGTTAAAAAAGATTATATTATTATGCTTGTTATGACTTTATTATACGCTATTCCTGCAATATATAACCTGGGCGGTTTTAAGATACCTGAGACACCATGGGCTCCTGCTGAAAAGAATGACGGGTTTATTGTTGACCTTGGAAAAGAAGTTGATGTAACAAAAGTTATGATTTATCAAGGATATAATGAAGAAAAATATGACGGTGTCAAGTTCAATATTAAGTTTTTAAATTCAAACGATACATATTCGGACTCTGAGGCCCTTGAGAAATCAGGTTTTTTTTCATGGAAGGTATCTACTAAGGAATTTAAAACCAGTAAAATCAAAATAATTGCCGATAAACCCGGTTCAGCAATTAATGAGCTTGCTATTTTCGAAAAAGGTTCAACAAAGCCATTTAAAGTCATGAGTATAACCTCTGTCGATCCATTAATAAAAAGTTCTATTAAAAGTCCTGACGGGAAGCCTTATAAATTAAGCAACCTGATTGACGAGCAAGATAGAGTTGATTTGTATACTTTATCAGCTACCAATACCTATTTCGATGAAGTATTTTACCCAAGAACTGCTCTTGACTTCATTAATAAAATCCACCCTTTTGAAAGAACCCATCCACCCCTAGGCAAATACTTCGTTATGATAGGAATGCTTATTTTTGGTGTAAACCCATTCGGGTGGAGAATTATCGGTACATTATTCGGAGTAGCTATGATTCCTCTTATGTACTTGTTTGGTTATAAGATATTCAAAAAAAGGTTTCTTGCATTTTGTACTGCTTTTTTGATGATGTTTGACTTTATGCACTTTGTTCAGACAAGAATATCGACAATTGATGTATATGTAACCTTCTTTGTTATTTTAATGTACTACTACATTTACGACTATTTTGTTAAAAAATCATACAAAGCTGGCCTTAAAAGATCCCTTGTGCCGCTTTTCCTCTGCGGCCTTGCTTTCGGTATAGGGATTGCTACCAAATGGATAGCAATGTATGCCGCTGTGGGTATTTTTCTTATACTAGTCATTGCCAAGCTCGACGAAATCGTTTATTACACAGCATACAAAAAGAGCGGGCTTTCGTCTGACTTATTTAGTAAATTCTGGAGTAAGTACTTTTTTAAAACTGCATTATTTTGTATTTTGTTTTTTATATTAATACCCGGTATAATCTATTTCGCTTCATATACATCCATAATGCAGGTTCCGGATAATGGGATTAAAGAGTTTTTCAACAATCAGTCTTTTATGTATAGTTTTCATAACGATTTGAATGCAAAACATTCATATTCTTCCCAGTGGTTTGAATGGCCGATAATGACTAAGCCTATATGGTTTTATGGTTCAAAAGCACTTGCTGCGGAAAAATTAACTTCCAGCATCATTTGTATGGGGAACCCGCTAATATGGTGGATAAGCATACCATCACTGATCACAGGAATTATTGTTGCAATCAAAAGAAAAGACAAATATATGCTCGTTCCTATTTTTGGTGCTCTATTCCAGTATATTCCTTGGATGGTGGTACGCAGAATGGCATTTATATATCATTACTTTTCGGTTATACCTTTTATTATAATTATCATTGTATACTTAATTAAAGTATTCATGGAGCTTGGCGGGAATACAAAAAAGATTGTATGTACCTATCTTGTATTGACAGCAATAGTATTTATAATGTATTATCCGATTTTATCCGGCATGATTGTACCCAGGTGGTATGCCAGCTTGCTGCAATTGTTCCCGGGCTGGAGTTTCAGATATTAACTTAAAAAATAAAAAGTAGGAAGTGTTGTACCGACCCCCAATCGTTAGATTATGGCCTAACTTTTGGGGGTTGGTACATGTCTAAGTTATACTTCCTACTTTTTTAATAAATAATTTTATATTAATTTAACAAAATAAAAAGCCCTGCACACAGCACCAATTGCGAATGCACAAGACTTTGTGGTGGAGGGAGATGGATTCGAACCATCGAAGTCAGAGACAACAGATTTACAGTCTGCCCCCTTTGGCCACTCGGGAACCCCTCCATATGGAGCTGGCGGACGGAATCGAACCCCCGACCTGCTGATTACAAGTCAGCTGCTCTACCTGCTGAGCTACACCAGCACATTTATAGCAGATACTTCAAAATTTTGTCGAGCAAATGCTTTGCCCAACTGCTTAAATATAATAACATGGGACTAAGTAACTGTCAACACTTTATTTTAAAATTTTTACTGTATTTTTTAGGAATATTTTAGCAATTATAAAAATCAATTCAGAACGAAAAAAGCAACTTCCTATAAACGAAAGTTGCTTTTTGTATAATTTAAATGGCGACCCGGAACGGGCTCGAACCGTCGACCTCCAGCGTGACAGGCTGGCATTCTAACCAACTGAACTACCGGGCCATTTATTTAAAAATTATAATGGTGACCCATAGGGGACTCGAACCCCTGTTACCGCCGTGAAAGGGCGGTGTCTTAACCGCTTGACCAATGGGCCTTATGTTTATCCGCCGAACGTCTCGTCGACTGACAAGCTATATTGTAACGGGGTATAGCTAAAAAGTCAAGCAATTTTTTATCTTTTTTTATTTCTACTTAGCTTAGCTAAAATAGATGCTGATAAAGCAGTTATATATAGGTATGGCTTTTGAAAAAGGAAATAAAAACTAATTATATATGATATAATTTATCGCAAGAAGCCACTGCAATGGAATTATGGTTTACGATAGCAAATAATAATGAAAGGTTGGTAGAAACATAATGTGGAGTGAACTTTACAACTCAAATAACAAACCTACCTTTGAAAATGTTAATGATTTTGTTAATAGTACGCTATGGGATGAGCTCTGTTTATTTGTGGAAAGTACTTATTCTATATTACCTAAATTAGAGTTCAGTAAATGTTCTATGCAGAAGGGCTGGAACATTAAGTATAAAAAGAGTAGCAAGTCACTATGTACTCTTTATCCGATGGATGGCTACTTTATTGTGCTTATTGTTATTGGTAAGAAGGAACTGACTGAGGCAGATATGGTTATTCCAACTTGCAGCCCCTATACACAAAACTTGTTTTTAGAGACACCCTCTTCTTACTGTGGCAGATGGCTCATGATTGAAGTAAAAGAGAAGTCTACACTTGAAGACGTGAAGAAACTAATACAATTACGTGTAAAGCCATTAAATAAATGAAAGGGCTAAGTGTAATCTTAATTCGAAACGATACTATTAAAATAAAAAGCATGAATTTCATTTACTGAAATTCACGCTTTTTATTTTTGGTGACCCATCCGCGACTCGAACGCGGGACACCTTGATTAAAAGTCAAGTGCTCTGCCAACTGAGCTAATGGGTCATACAAGTTTTCC
This genomic stretch from Ruminiclostridium cellulolyticum H10 harbors:
- a CDS encoding uracil-DNA glycosylase yields the protein MDKDTMQNRLEQLCCEYVQTFNDKEIVLGHGCIDSPVAIIGEAPGKDEVKLGKPFVGAAGKNLNEFIEVLEISRDDLYITNAIKYRLGRLNPKTRRIVNRPATIKDIKENQIWLHREIHILKPQIIVTLGNVPLKAVTDNFRLSIGDMHGVLHECNLAGKVYKIFPLYHPASIIYNRTLKDVYHEDMMVLKKEIKKLSTVNVFNPNKRVFHISLTTKI
- a CDS encoding uracil-DNA glycosylase, which translates into the protein MFNWEQLNSTCNNCRNCDLAGTRTNIVIGRGNPNAPIMFIGEGPGEQEDLRGLPFVGPAGQLLDTLLEALKFKPDEYYIANVVKCRPPNNRVPNEEEAEKCLPYLRNQVALIRPRIIVCLGSTAAKYIVARDAKITQIRGHWIQRKKFWIMPTFHPAALLRDQSKKELLFKDIKEVKKKINQLVSEEYGG
- a CDS encoding phospholipid carrier-dependent glycosyltransferase; translated protein: METYLKNILNFFSHVKMPGFATMMSSVIILFFIGIGIWGFSRIRNIQKGNLIITEYGLLDNEKEKKPLFKLVKKDYIIMLVMTLLYAIPAIYNLGGFKIPETPWAPAEKNDGFIVDLGKEVDVTKVMIYQGYNEEKYDGVKFNIKFLNSNDTYSDSEALEKSGFFSWKVSTKEFKTSKIKIIADKPGSAINELAIFEKGSTKPFKVMSITSVDPLIKSSIKSPDGKPYKLSNLIDEQDRVDLYTLSATNTYFDEVFYPRTALDFINKIHPFERTHPPLGKYFVMIGMLIFGVNPFGWRIIGTLFGVAMIPLMYLFGYKIFKKRFLAFCTAFLMMFDFMHFVQTRISTIDVYVTFFVILMYYYIYDYFVKKSYKAGLKRSLVPLFLCGLAFGIGIATKWIAMYAAVGIFLILVIAKLDEIVYYTAYKKSGLSSDLFSKFWSKYFFKTALFCILFFILIPGIIYFASYTSIMQVPDNGIKEFFNNQSFMYSFHNDLNAKHSYSSQWFEWPIMTKPIWFYGSKALAAEKLTSSIICMGNPLIWWISIPSLITGIIVAIKRKDKYMLVPIFGALFQYIPWMVVRRMAFIYHYFSVIPFIIIIIVYLIKVFMELGGNTKKIVCTYLVLTAIVFIMYYPILSGMIVPRWYASLLQLFPGWSFRY
- a CDS encoding DUF3788 domain-containing protein yields the protein MWSELYNSNNKPTFENVNDFVNSTLWDELCLFVESTYSILPKLEFSKCSMQKGWNIKYKKSSKSLCTLYPMDGYFIVLIVIGKKELTEADMVIPTCSPYTQNLFLETPSSYCGRWLMIEVKEKSTLEDVKKLIQLRVKPLNK